The sequence below is a genomic window from Sorangiineae bacterium MSr12523.
GCCATCGTGCACACGAAGCACGGGGCCAACATTTACGGTAAGCGCTCCCTGCATGCCGCGCGCGTGGTGGCGCGGCTCACGACGGCGTTCGTCGCCGTCTCGGAAGGCACGGCGGAGGCGGCGCGCATCAAGGAGCGCGTTCCCCCCGCGCTGCTGCACGTCGTGCCCAACGGCATCCCGTTGGACGATTTCGGGCCGAGTATGGAGACGCGTGCGCGCGTACGGCGCGAGCTCGGCATTCCCGACGATGCCTACGTCGTCGGTTCGGTCGGCCGCCTTGCACCGGAGAAAGATTACCCGCTGATGGTGCGCGCCATGCGCGACGTGCTCGGGCCGCGTGCGCGCCTGCTGCTCGTGGGCGATGGGCCCTCGCGCGGGGACATCGAGCAAGCCATCGCGGCGCTTCCCAACGAGAAGCATGCATTTTGCACGCTCACGGGGACCCGGCGCGACGTCGCCGATCTGCTCACGGCGTTCGACGTCTTCAGCCTCACGTCGCGAACGGAAGGGCTGCCCCTCGTCATCCCCGAGGCGATGGCTACCGCACTGCCGGTCGTCGCGACCGCGGTGGGCGGGCTGCCGAGCATCATTTCCGAGCACGTGGGGCTGCTCGCACCGTATGGCGACGTGGATGGGCTGACCCGCGCCATGCTCGCGCTTCGCGACGATGCAGAACGGCGCAGGCGCATGGGCGAGGCGGCACGAAAGCAGGCGCTCGAGCAGTTCTCGCTGGATAAAATGACGGACCGCTACGAAACCCTTTATCGGGCCGCGCGATCGCGCGCCACCAAGGAGCAGACTCTAGCATCGATCGCATAGTCGAAGCTTCACTCCCGCTTTTCTCGTCTGCCTCCTCTGTCTCGTCTGTACTCGCCGTTGCTCCTCCCTCCCCGTTCCTCCTCGGCTCCGCGCGCCCATGTTCGCCCTCCCCATCTACGCCGCGGGTAACGTGACCGACGTCGCGGCGACCGCGGCGATCGTACAAGGCGTCAACGACAACGTCATTCAGACGACCGACAACAGCGGCGACATCGATCGTCATCCGGCGACGTTCACCGGTCTCGATGGCACCTTCACCTTCCGCATCACCGAGCCCGACAC
It includes:
- a CDS encoding glycosyltransferase, encoding MRILHIVQSLEMGGQERLILHLARALSARGHEVGVASLTLGGVLRAEFGKDIEVFDVPRHDGFDAFVIARMAKAIADFSPDAVHTHNPSPMFYAVPAARLLGVKAIVHTKHGANIYGKRSLHAARVVARLTTAFVAVSEGTAEAARIKERVPPALLHVVPNGIPLDDFGPSMETRARVRRELGIPDDAYVVGSVGRLAPEKDYPLMVRAMRDVLGPRARLLLVGDGPSRGDIEQAIAALPNEKHAFCTLTGTRRDVADLLTAFDVFSLTSRTEGLPLVIPEAMATALPVVATAVGGLPSIISEHVGLLAPYGDVDGLTRAMLALRDDAERRRRMGEAARKQALEQFSLDKMTDRYETLYRAARSRATKEQTLASIA